In Egicoccus sp. AB-alg2, the following are encoded in one genomic region:
- a CDS encoding alpha/beta fold hydrolase codes for MLLSDLRVRLLLAVVLSTTAAQLCADFLPRGPITRVEALVAIPAAAAVGLAAGALVRRRFAVLLAPMVFVVVVELGQMNLVGPTVDRPRLTLMGVLAWVAVRLALGALLVAPMAVGAGWGVQLAARRTSSVHRFRRTGTAVLALTSLGIVALAVLVAVPASTAPILGPDGQPRPNSIAELITIDVNGLDQSLLIRGVDADAPVLLHLAGGPGGTDLGAMRLDTSLEEHFVVVTWDQRGTGKSYRAIDPTSTLTIDGAVADTLVVTDYLRERFDEDRIVITGQSYGTVPAVLAAARHPERYRAVVSTGQMVDVTATDRLFHDDVTAEARRRGDEAALGRLAALGPPPYERWEEDLVLNDLERGLFTYPEFDGHTEMTSTIWGPENSLMDRLAAIRGLLDTYALLYPRLQQVDLRESVPRLDVPLYVVMGEHESRGRVVPARAWFDRLDAPAKEWVELPASGHRASFEQPARYTRLLVRVLTETDGA; via the coding sequence GTGCTCCTCTCCGACCTGCGGGTGCGCCTCCTCCTGGCCGTGGTTCTGAGTACGACCGCCGCCCAGCTGTGCGCCGACTTCCTGCCGCGCGGACCGATCACCCGAGTGGAGGCGCTGGTCGCCATACCCGCTGCCGCAGCCGTCGGCCTCGCCGCCGGCGCGCTCGTCCGTCGGCGCTTCGCCGTGCTGCTGGCCCCGATGGTGTTCGTCGTGGTGGTCGAGCTCGGGCAGATGAACCTCGTCGGCCCAACCGTCGATCGCCCACGGCTCACGTTGATGGGTGTGCTCGCCTGGGTCGCCGTCCGGCTCGCCCTCGGCGCGTTGCTGGTCGCGCCGATGGCCGTCGGCGCCGGCTGGGGCGTGCAGCTCGCAGCGCGCCGCACTTCCAGCGTCCACCGCTTTCGCCGAACCGGGACGGCCGTTCTGGCCCTGACGAGTCTGGGCATCGTCGCCCTGGCCGTGCTCGTGGCGGTGCCGGCGTCCACCGCACCGATCCTCGGTCCCGATGGTCAGCCGCGGCCGAACAGCATCGCCGAGCTCATCACCATCGACGTGAACGGGCTCGACCAGTCCCTGCTGATCCGCGGCGTCGACGCGGACGCCCCGGTACTGCTGCACCTCGCCGGTGGACCCGGCGGCACGGACCTCGGCGCCATGCGCCTGGACACCAGCCTGGAGGAGCACTTCGTCGTCGTCACCTGGGACCAGCGCGGCACCGGCAAGTCCTACCGGGCCATCGATCCCACGTCGACGCTCACCATCGACGGCGCCGTCGCCGACACGCTCGTGGTGACCGACTACCTGCGGGAGCGGTTCGACGAGGACCGCATCGTCATCACCGGCCAGTCCTACGGCACCGTCCCGGCGGTCCTCGCCGCAGCCCGCCACCCTGAGCGCTACCGCGCCGTCGTCAGCACGGGCCAGATGGTCGACGTCACGGCAACCGATCGGCTCTTCCACGACGACGTCACCGCCGAGGCACGTCGCCGTGGTGACGAGGCGGCGCTCGGCCGGCTCGCGGCGCTCGGCCCCCCACCCTACGAGCGGTGGGAGGAAGACCTGGTGCTCAACGACCTGGAGCGCGGGCTGTTCACCTACCCGGAGTTCGACGGCCACACGGAGATGACCTCGACCATCTGGGGTCCTGAGAACAGCCTCATGGACCGGCTCGCCGCCATCCGGGGACTTCTCGACACCTACGCGCTCCTCTACCCGCGGCTCCAGCAGGTCGATCTTCGCGAATCCGTGCCCAGGCTGGACGTGCCGCTCTACGTGGTCATGGGCGAGCACGAGTCCCGCGGCCGCGTGGTGCCCGCCCGCGCGTGGTTCGACCGGC
- a CDS encoding FtsX-like permease family protein has protein sequence MIARDFVRNRSVTALLVVLMMLAVLLAAASTGTLSRLVGTSGRLMAQAAAPHVLQMHAGPYDQAEVDRWAAARPDVVHHQSMLMLGIDGANLSFDGVPQTASIQQNALVVPNTERDLLLDLDNQPLTDVAPGTIVLPVIYEVEAGLEVGQSVRITAADGYAKDFTIADFARDSIMNPAVASSKRLAVAASDLEEVRAHTGEVEYLLEFWLDDPATQTAAFEKAYLDSDMPKVGQMVDSATFRTLTVIGDGMVAAVVILVALLLLAVGLLCLRFSFLTATEQDYREIGVLKAVGVAPRDIGRIYLTKYALLAGIASVLGLLGGWALTPLLTRNITRYLGSAPTLWNWLAPLLAAVVVFAVLVLFVLVLLRRFDRISAVTALRAGTTSRQPKAARLRLHRSRMPVHVRLGVMDVVGRWPTYLLLFFVFAVSTFIMIVPVNSATTANSPGFINYMGIGAVDLRIDLRHADDASPGQFARIVDRLRADPQALTTAQMVTTRNDTVDMDGNAVSLYVENGDHTRLPLTYAEGRAPTNDAEIALSLLALNETGRGVGATLPVEVGGRTRELAIVGSYQDITNGGKTAKSSLPIEGDEVMWYMVGVDLAAGTDAGAKAAAYADEFAPAKIADIGQWRVQTLGPIAQQITTAAVVAAIVAVALAMLMTALFNRMLLARDGGQVAIQRAIGADDAGLRLQYLTRMLLVLALGVVAGTLAANTAGETLFNLVFEAMFGGFDALGRGTSRIAFDVRPLLAYVVLPAALVVSVTVATAASSRAISDANISALNIE, from the coding sequence ATGATCGCTCGGGACTTCGTGCGCAACCGCAGCGTCACCGCACTCCTCGTGGTGTTGATGATGCTGGCGGTGCTCCTCGCGGCCGCGAGTACGGGGACGCTGTCCCGCCTCGTCGGCACGTCCGGTCGCTTGATGGCGCAGGCCGCCGCGCCGCACGTGCTCCAGATGCACGCGGGACCGTACGACCAGGCGGAGGTGGATCGCTGGGCGGCCGCGCGGCCTGACGTCGTTCACCACCAGTCGATGCTGATGCTCGGCATCGACGGGGCGAACCTGTCGTTCGACGGCGTGCCGCAGACCGCCAGCATCCAGCAGAACGCTCTCGTCGTGCCCAACACGGAGCGCGACCTGTTGCTCGACCTGGACAACCAGCCGCTGACGGACGTGGCCCCCGGCACGATCGTGCTGCCGGTGATCTACGAGGTCGAAGCCGGACTCGAGGTCGGCCAGTCGGTCCGGATCACGGCTGCGGACGGCTACGCCAAGGACTTCACGATCGCCGATTTCGCCCGCGACTCGATCATGAACCCCGCCGTCGCCAGCTCCAAGCGCCTCGCCGTGGCTGCATCGGACCTGGAGGAGGTTCGCGCGCACACCGGCGAGGTCGAGTACCTCCTGGAGTTCTGGCTCGATGACCCGGCCACACAGACCGCCGCGTTCGAGAAGGCCTACCTCGACTCGGACATGCCGAAGGTCGGCCAGATGGTCGACTCGGCGACGTTCAGGACGTTGACGGTGATCGGCGACGGGATGGTCGCCGCCGTGGTGATCCTGGTCGCGTTGCTCCTACTCGCGGTCGGTCTGCTTTGTCTGCGCTTCTCCTTCCTCACCGCGACCGAGCAGGACTACCGCGAGATCGGTGTGCTCAAGGCCGTCGGCGTCGCCCCTCGCGACATCGGCAGGATCTACCTCACCAAGTACGCCTTGCTCGCCGGCATCGCCTCGGTGCTCGGGTTGCTCGGCGGCTGGGCGCTGACCCCCTTGCTGACCCGAAACATCACCCGCTACCTGGGCTCCGCGCCGACGCTGTGGAACTGGCTCGCCCCGCTCCTCGCCGCCGTCGTGGTGTTTGCCGTGCTCGTGCTGTTCGTCCTGGTGCTGCTGCGCCGCTTCGACCGGATCAGCGCGGTCACCGCTCTGCGGGCCGGCACGACCAGCCGGCAGCCGAAGGCGGCCCGCCTGCGCCTACACCGGTCGAGGATGCCCGTGCACGTGAGGCTCGGCGTGATGGACGTCGTCGGGCGATGGCCGACCTATCTGCTGCTGTTCTTCGTCTTCGCGGTCAGCACGTTCATCATGATCGTGCCGGTCAACTCCGCCACGACGGCGAACTCGCCGGGCTTCATCAACTACATGGGGATCGGCGCCGTCGATCTGCGCATCGACCTGCGCCACGCCGACGACGCCTCGCCGGGGCAGTTCGCGCGCATCGTCGACCGGCTCCGAGCCGACCCGCAGGCGCTGACGACCGCGCAGATGGTCACGACCCGCAACGACACGGTGGACATGGACGGCAACGCCGTCAGCCTCTACGTCGAGAACGGCGACCACACCCGGCTGCCGTTGACCTACGCCGAGGGGCGCGCTCCGACGAACGACGCCGAGATCGCACTGTCGCTGCTCGCGCTGAACGAGACCGGGCGTGGCGTCGGCGCGACCCTCCCGGTCGAGGTCGGCGGCCGGACCCGCGAGTTGGCGATCGTGGGCAGCTACCAGGACATCACCAACGGCGGGAAGACCGCCAAGTCGTCCCTGCCGATCGAGGGTGACGAGGTGATGTGGTACATGGTCGGTGTCGACCTCGCTGCCGGGACGGATGCCGGCGCGAAGGCCGCGGCATATGCGGACGAGTTCGCGCCGGCCAAGATCGCCGACATCGGACAGTGGCGCGTCCAGACCCTCGGACCCATCGCCCAGCAGATCACGACGGCCGCCGTCGTCGCCGCGATCGTCGCCGTCGCTCTCGCGATGCTGATGACGGCGCTGTTCAACCGCATGCTGCTCGCCAGGGACGGCGGCCAGGTCGCCATCCAGCGGGCGATCGGCGCCGACGACGCCGGCCTGCGCCTGCAGTACCTCACCCGGATGCTGCTCGTACTCGCTCTGGGCGTCGTGGCCGGCACGCTCGCCGCGAACACCGCCGGCGAGACGCTGTTCAACCTCGTGTTCGAGGCGATGTTCGGCGGGTTCGACGCGCTCGGCCGCGGCACCAGCCGCATCGCCTTCGACGTCCGACCACTACTGGCGTACGTCGTCCTGCCGGCCGCGCTGGTCGTGTCCGTCACCGTGGCGACCGCGGCCAGCTCCCGGGCCATCTCGGACGCCAACATCTCCGCCCTCAACATCGAATGA
- a CDS encoding LVIVD repeat-containing protein, giving the protein MLAAAAMLISVLPVAAVADDVDPRVGLSPGLYDASDAILGLEHLDWFQKRDGTLTNTVSDLAFQGDYVFMGNYNGLQVFDASDPSDLELVTEVLCPGSQNDISVFGDLAFQSVEATGGKIDCTTGGVNASNRMRGVRIWDISDPVNPDLVKNVQTCRGSHTHTVVEDPNDPDHVYVYVSGTAGQRSSAEVVSTPDGEMSGRCGQTSAAGANPSQWMIEVIKVPLASPEDAQVVTEARLFRNFETGAVNGLQNSAPPGGHPCNQDPDPDFFCAPAGANYSPTPNTNTCHDITAYPAIGLAAGACQGNGLLIDITDPADPVRVDDVADPNFSYWHSATFNNDGTKVLFTDEWGGGGGARCMANHREEWGANALFDIVQTDDGPKMEFASYYKLPVPQTAQENCVAHNGSLIPVPGRDIMVQAWYQGGVSIFDFTDTANPYEIAYFDRGPIGTGTALVSGGYWSAYWYDGNIYGSEIARGLDSFALAETDQLSANEIAVAESVDFRQRNVQGQERFAFEPSFTLSRAYRDQAARAGMDADLLANVDKFIDRAERFQTGPQAQAAKANLRALANQLDDVGGYDDLSASLRALADA; this is encoded by the coding sequence ATGTTGGCCGCCGCGGCGATGCTCATCAGTGTCCTGCCGGTGGCGGCCGTGGCCGACGACGTCGACCCGCGCGTCGGCCTGAGCCCCGGCCTGTATGACGCGTCCGACGCCATCCTCGGCCTCGAGCACCTCGACTGGTTCCAGAAGCGCGACGGGACGCTGACGAACACCGTCTCCGATCTCGCCTTCCAGGGCGACTACGTCTTCATGGGCAACTACAACGGTCTGCAGGTCTTCGATGCCAGCGACCCGTCGGACCTTGAGTTGGTCACGGAGGTCCTCTGTCCGGGCAGCCAGAACGACATCTCGGTGTTCGGTGACCTGGCCTTCCAGTCGGTCGAAGCGACCGGCGGCAAGATCGACTGCACCACCGGCGGCGTCAACGCGTCCAACCGCATGCGCGGCGTCCGGATCTGGGACATCAGCGATCCGGTGAACCCGGACCTGGTCAAGAACGTCCAGACGTGTCGTGGCTCGCACACCCACACGGTGGTCGAGGACCCGAACGATCCCGACCACGTGTACGTCTACGTGTCCGGTACCGCCGGGCAGCGCTCGTCCGCGGAGGTCGTCTCGACGCCCGACGGCGAGATGTCCGGGCGCTGCGGCCAGACGTCCGCAGCCGGGGCGAACCCGTCGCAGTGGATGATCGAGGTCATCAAGGTGCCGCTGGCGAGCCCAGAGGACGCCCAGGTCGTCACCGAGGCTCGGCTGTTCCGGAACTTCGAAACCGGGGCGGTCAACGGCCTGCAGAACAGCGCGCCTCCGGGCGGTCACCCCTGCAACCAGGACCCCGACCCGGACTTCTTCTGCGCCCCGGCCGGCGCGAACTACTCGCCGACCCCCAACACCAACACCTGCCACGACATCACGGCCTACCCGGCGATCGGCCTGGCCGCCGGCGCCTGCCAGGGCAACGGCCTCCTGATCGACATCACCGACCCGGCCGACCCGGTCCGGGTGGACGACGTGGCGGACCCGAACTTCTCGTACTGGCACTCGGCGACGTTCAACAACGACGGCACGAAGGTCCTCTTCACCGACGAGTGGGGTGGCGGCGGCGGCGCACGCTGCATGGCCAACCACCGCGAGGAGTGGGGTGCCAACGCGCTGTTCGACATCGTGCAGACCGACGACGGCCCGAAGATGGAGTTCGCGAGCTACTACAAGCTGCCCGTGCCGCAGACCGCCCAGGAGAACTGCGTCGCGCACAACGGCTCGCTGATCCCCGTCCCGGGTCGCGACATCATGGTCCAGGCGTGGTACCAGGGTGGCGTGTCGATCTTCGACTTCACCGACACGGCCAACCCGTATGAGATCGCCTACTTCGACCGTGGTCCGATCGGCACGGGCACCGCGCTGGTGAGCGGCGGCTACTGGTCGGCCTACTGGTACGACGGCAACATCTACGGCTCGGAGATCGCACGCGGGCTCGACTCGTTCGCGCTCGCCGAGACCGACCAGCTGTCGGCCAACGAGATCGCGGTGGCGGAGTCGGTCGACTTCCGTCAGCGCAACGTCCAGGGCCAGGAGCGGTTCGCCTTCGAACCCAGCTTCACGCTCAGCCGGGCCTACCGTGACCAGGCGGCACGGGCCGGTATGGACGCCGACCTGCTCGCCAACGTGGACAAGTTCATCGACCGTGCCGAGCGGTTCCAGACCGGCCCGCAGGCGCAGGCCGCGAAGGCGAACCTGCGCGCGCTGGCCAACCAGCTCGACGACGTCGGTGGGTACGACGACCTGTCCGCGTCGCTGCGAGCGCTGGCCGACGCCTGA
- a CDS encoding thioredoxin domain-containing protein: MANRLAHESSPYLRQHADNPVDWFPWGEDAFAAARERDAPIFLSVGYSSCHWCHVMAHESFEDEQIAALLNERFVNVKVDREERPDVDAVYMQAVTAMTGHGGWPMSVFLTPEGRPFYAGTYWPKQPAHGMPSFPQVAVAVADAWQERRDEVLESATSIASALDAHRDASLADTIDPAFVDEAARLVLGQAWDRQLGGFGRAPKFPQAMTIEWLLARHARTAEPDALAASVQALDAMARGGIHDQLAGGFARYSTDARWLVPHFEKMLYDNALLLSAYATAAALTGGPDLVRVTHSTATYLLAELRTAGGAFVAATDADSEGVEGRYFVWPYDELVEVIREADADPDRWAAFLGATPEGNWEGVNVLHEPVPRHTFAERRGLDLDAFEDEWERIRLALLERRAQRVPPGVDDKVITSWNAYAIRGLARAGRLLDEHGWVVAATAAASFLHEHLVVADRLHHSWKDGHVGAPAFLEDVAGLALADLELFQATGERIWFDRARALADEAEERFHDDAEGGWFQTAHDAETLFTRPKDTWDNATPAGTSVMVEVCRLLAGLTGDLGWRTRAEEGVRLFQDGARRMPTGYGWLLRQAEALVGGMREVAIVGEPGPDRDALARVANGMLDPGTLVVVTDPAHHDRVPLLAGRGPVQGAPAAYVCRDLACERPVTRPDELAALLRV; this comes from the coding sequence ATGGCCAACCGGCTCGCGCACGAGAGCTCGCCCTACCTGCGCCAGCACGCCGACAACCCGGTGGACTGGTTCCCGTGGGGCGAGGACGCCTTCGCCGCCGCCCGCGAACGTGACGCGCCGATCTTCCTGTCCGTCGGCTACTCGTCGTGCCACTGGTGCCACGTGATGGCGCACGAGAGCTTCGAGGACGAGCAGATCGCCGCGCTGCTCAACGAGCGCTTCGTCAACGTCAAGGTCGACCGCGAGGAACGTCCCGACGTCGACGCGGTCTACATGCAGGCCGTCACCGCCATGACCGGCCACGGTGGCTGGCCCATGAGCGTGTTCCTCACCCCCGAGGGACGCCCGTTCTACGCCGGCACCTACTGGCCGAAGCAGCCCGCGCACGGCATGCCCTCGTTCCCGCAGGTGGCCGTGGCGGTCGCCGACGCCTGGCAGGAGCGCCGCGACGAGGTGCTCGAGTCCGCCACCTCGATCGCCTCGGCCCTGGACGCGCACCGGGACGCGTCGCTGGCGGACACGATCGACCCCGCTTTCGTCGACGAGGCGGCCCGGCTCGTCCTGGGCCAGGCCTGGGACCGGCAGCTGGGTGGCTTCGGGCGCGCGCCGAAGTTCCCGCAGGCGATGACCATCGAGTGGCTGCTGGCACGCCATGCCCGCACCGCCGAGCCGGACGCCCTGGCCGCCAGCGTGCAGGCGCTGGACGCGATGGCCCGCGGCGGCATCCACGACCAGTTGGCGGGCGGGTTCGCCCGCTACTCGACCGATGCCCGCTGGCTGGTCCCGCACTTCGAGAAGATGCTCTACGACAACGCGCTGCTGCTGTCGGCGTACGCGACCGCGGCGGCGCTCACGGGCGGGCCGGACCTGGTCCGTGTCACGCACTCGACGGCGACCTACCTGCTCGCGGAGCTGCGGACGGCGGGGGGTGCCTTCGTCGCGGCGACCGACGCCGATTCGGAGGGCGTCGAGGGTCGCTACTTCGTGTGGCCCTACGACGAGCTGGTCGAGGTGATCCGCGAGGCCGACGCCGATCCCGACCGCTGGGCCGCTTTCCTCGGCGCGACCCCGGAGGGCAACTGGGAGGGCGTCAACGTCCTGCACGAGCCGGTGCCGCGCCACACCTTCGCCGAACGGCGCGGGCTGGACCTGGACGCGTTCGAGGACGAGTGGGAGCGCATCCGACTGGCCCTGCTCGAGCGGCGGGCACAGCGCGTGCCGCCCGGTGTGGACGACAAGGTCATCACCAGCTGGAACGCCTACGCGATCCGGGGGTTGGCCCGCGCCGGCCGGCTGCTCGACGAGCACGGCTGGGTCGTGGCCGCCACCGCCGCCGCGAGCTTCCTGCACGAGCACCTGGTCGTCGCCGACCGCCTGCACCACTCCTGGAAGGACGGTCACGTCGGCGCGCCGGCGTTCCTCGAGGACGTCGCCGGACTGGCCCTGGCCGACCTGGAACTGTTCCAGGCCACCGGCGAGCGGATCTGGTTCGACCGTGCCAGGGCGCTGGCGGACGAGGCCGAGGAGCGCTTCCACGACGACGCCGAGGGCGGCTGGTTCCAGACCGCGCACGACGCGGAGACGCTGTTCACCCGCCCCAAGGACACGTGGGACAACGCCACGCCCGCGGGCACGTCGGTGATGGTCGAGGTGTGCCGGCTGCTGGCCGGGCTCACCGGCGACCTCGGGTGGCGGACCCGTGCCGAGGAGGGGGTCCGGCTGTTCCAGGACGGTGCTCGGCGCATGCCGACCGGCTACGGCTGGCTGCTGCGGCAGGCCGAGGCGCTGGTCGGCGGGATGCGCGAGGTCGCCATCGTCGGCGAGCCGGGCCCCGACCGGGACGCGCTCGCCCGCGTCGCCAACGGCATGCTCGATCCGGGCACGCTGGTGGTCGTCACCGACCCGGCCCACCACGACCGCGTGCCGCTGCTCGCGGGGCGCGGACCCGTCCAGGGTGCCCCGGCGGCCTACGTGTGCCGGGACCTGGCCTGCGAGCGGCCCGTCACGCGACCCGACGAACTCGCGGCACTGCTGCGCGTGTGA
- a CDS encoding ABC transporter ATP-binding protein: MSAAPAIVVAKNLTKAFDGHPVLNGVDLEVGNGEFVSVMGPSGSGKSTLLYNISGMDTMTSGTVVFDGQDLGTLGQKKLARLRLTRMGFVFQHVHLLKNLSLLDNVVLPAYLAGLAPRDELDDRARRLLERTGVAGLADRDVSEASGGQLQRIGICRALMNQPTILLGDEPTGALDSAAASEIMDILCELNADGTTIMLVTHDAKVAARTGRVLYMVDGRIVADRHLSGSLDTDLEQRHAELTEWLLLQERARSRGTPAATAPATRRAGRP; this comes from the coding sequence ATGAGCGCCGCACCCGCCATCGTCGTCGCGAAGAACCTGACCAAGGCCTTCGACGGTCACCCCGTGCTGAACGGCGTGGACCTGGAAGTCGGCAACGGCGAATTCGTCTCCGTCATGGGTCCATCGGGCTCCGGCAAGTCGACCCTGCTCTACAACATCAGCGGCATGGACACGATGACGTCCGGCACCGTCGTCTTCGACGGGCAGGACCTCGGGACGCTCGGCCAGAAGAAGCTGGCCCGTCTCCGGCTCACGAGGATGGGGTTCGTCTTCCAGCACGTCCACCTGCTGAAGAACCTGTCCCTGCTCGACAACGTCGTCCTGCCCGCCTACCTCGCCGGTCTCGCCCCACGCGACGAACTCGACGATCGTGCGCGGCGGTTGCTGGAGCGAACCGGGGTCGCGGGCCTCGCCGACCGTGACGTTTCGGAGGCTTCTGGCGGACAACTCCAGCGCATCGGCATCTGCCGCGCGCTGATGAACCAGCCGACGATCCTGTTGGGCGACGAACCGACCGGCGCGCTCGACTCGGCCGCCGCCTCCGAGATCATGGACATCCTCTGCGAACTCAACGCGGACGGCACCACGATCATGCTGGTCACGCACGACGCCAAGGTCGCCGCCCGCACCGGTCGCGTGCTCTACATGGTCGACGGTCGCATCGTCGCCGACCGGCATCTGTCCGGCTCCCTCGACACCGACCTCGAGCAACGGCACGCCGAACTCACCGAGTGGCTGCTGCTGCAAGAGCGGGCGCGGTCTCGCGGCACGCCCGCCGCTACAGCGCCGGCGACCCGGCGCGCCGGACGCCCGTGA
- a CDS encoding SRPBCC family protein produces the protein MRTRTVTVTRRTPAPPERVWALLGDITSWPEWAPVRGAELELPAAGGGDGLGAIHALRTPTGTTREQVVAHEAPRHLAYVLLSGLPLRDYRSDVTLEPTDGGTTVTWTSRFSGGWLRARFVAMVLGTYSRRLTAAATSLSSAS, from the coding sequence ATGCGAACCCGTACCGTCACGGTCACCCGTCGGACGCCCGCACCACCCGAGCGCGTCTGGGCGTTGCTCGGCGACATCACCAGCTGGCCGGAGTGGGCTCCGGTCCGCGGTGCGGAGTTGGAGTTGCCGGCGGCCGGCGGTGGTGACGGGCTCGGTGCCATCCACGCCCTGCGCACGCCCACCGGCACCACGCGCGAGCAGGTCGTCGCCCACGAGGCGCCGCGGCACCTCGCCTACGTGCTGCTGTCCGGTCTGCCGCTGCGCGACTACCGCAGCGACGTGACGCTGGAGCCCACCGACGGTGGCACCACCGTCACGTGGACGTCGAGGTTCAGCGGCGGCTGGCTCCGCGCACGCTTCGTTGCCATGGTGCTCGGGACCTACAGCCGGCGTCTGACCGCGGCCGCCACCTCGTTGTCCTCGGCGTCCTGA
- a CDS encoding peptide chain release factor 3 — protein sequence MDPQREAARRRTFAIISHPDAGKTTLTEKFLLYSGAIQEAGAVKSRKVERSTASDWLELEQKRGISVSSAVMRFEHDGHVFNLLDTPGHRDFSEDTYRVLSGVDAAVMVIDAVNGVEPQTEKLYAVCRRRGTPIITFVNKMDRPAPEPLEILDDIETKLGIDTHPVTWPVVPEGRFAGVVDRRDRSFHVYGDSAHGSHTGTESTEAWRDELDATGMAGEELALLDELGKDVDVKRFLAGEATPVFFGSALANFGVRLLLDAVAELAPSPGPRATRDGDHRAIDEPFAGFVFKVQANLDPRHRDRLAFVRVCSGTFERGTALTCARNGKRVVAKYAHQVFGRERETVDVAFPGDIVGLVNATDLRIGDTLYDGKKVEFPPPPTFTPEHFAVCTPADRSKVKQFRRGLEQLDQEGVIQVLRHPDLGDQEPLLAAVGQLQFDVATWRLEHEFGAPVRLRAASYESARATDDASVPKLRTLRDVSVYYRSDDVPMALFRSRWVAERVASDHPELTLDQVLFT from the coding sequence ATGGATCCGCAACGTGAGGCGGCGCGGCGGCGCACCTTCGCCATCATCTCGCACCCCGACGCCGGGAAGACCACGCTGACGGAGAAGTTCCTCCTGTACAGCGGCGCGATCCAGGAGGCCGGGGCGGTCAAGAGCCGCAAGGTCGAGCGGTCGACGGCCTCGGACTGGCTGGAGCTCGAGCAGAAGCGCGGGATCTCGGTCAGCTCGGCGGTCATGCGCTTCGAGCACGACGGGCACGTGTTCAACCTGCTCGACACGCCCGGACACCGCGACTTCTCCGAGGACACCTACCGGGTGCTGTCCGGCGTCGACGCGGCGGTCATGGTCATCGACGCGGTCAACGGCGTCGAGCCGCAGACGGAGAAGCTCTACGCCGTGTGCCGCAGGCGGGGCACGCCCATCATCACGTTCGTCAACAAGATGGACCGGCCCGCACCCGAGCCGCTGGAGATCCTCGACGACATCGAGACGAAGCTCGGCATCGACACCCATCCGGTGACCTGGCCGGTCGTGCCGGAGGGCCGGTTCGCCGGCGTGGTCGACCGCCGCGACCGTAGCTTCCACGTGTACGGCGACTCGGCGCACGGCAGCCACACGGGCACGGAGTCGACCGAGGCGTGGCGTGACGAGCTGGACGCGACCGGCATGGCCGGCGAGGAGCTGGCGCTGCTGGACGAGCTCGGCAAGGACGTCGACGTCAAGCGCTTCCTGGCCGGCGAGGCGACACCGGTGTTCTTCGGCTCGGCGCTGGCGAACTTCGGCGTCCGGCTGCTGCTGGACGCGGTCGCGGAACTGGCGCCCTCGCCCGGCCCGCGGGCGACCCGCGACGGCGACCATCGTGCGATCGACGAGCCGTTCGCCGGCTTCGTGTTCAAGGTCCAGGCGAACCTCGATCCGCGTCACCGCGACCGCCTGGCGTTCGTGCGGGTGTGCTCGGGCACGTTCGAGCGCGGCACCGCGCTGACGTGCGCCCGCAACGGCAAGCGTGTGGTCGCGAAGTACGCCCACCAGGTCTTCGGTCGCGAGCGCGAGACGGTGGACGTGGCGTTCCCCGGCGACATCGTCGGGCTGGTCAACGCGACCGACCTGCGAATCGGCGACACGCTCTACGACGGCAAGAAGGTCGAGTTCCCGCCCCCGCCGACGTTCACGCCGGAGCACTTCGCCGTCTGCACGCCGGCCGACCGCAGCAAGGTGAAGCAGTTCCGCCGCGGCCTGGAGCAGCTCGACCAGGAAGGCGTGATCCAGGTGCTGCGCCACCCGGACCTCGGCGACCAGGAACCGCTGCTGGCCGCGGTGGGTCAGCTCCAGTTCGACGTCGCCACCTGGCGGCTGGAGCACGAATTCGGTGCCCCGGTGCGGCTGCGGGCCGCGTCGTACGAGTCGGCGCGTGCGACCGACGACGCGTCGGTGCCGAAGCTCCGGACGCTGCGCGACGTGTCGGTGTACTACCGCTCCGACGACGTCCCGATGGCCCTGTTCCGCAGCCGCTGGGTGGCCGAACGCGTCGCGTCCGACCACCCCGAGCTCACGCTCGACCAGGTGCTGTTCACGTAG